The DNA region GTCATGGCCCGCGACTCGGCGCAGAGCCTCAGCGATCAGGCCGTTGTCGCTCGTGCCGAGCGCGACCGCCTGCAGCGCGACGCCGAGCAGAAGATGGTCGTCGCGCAGGAGGCCGCCAACGCGGCACAGGCTGCTCTGGATGCCCAGACCGCCAACCTCGCGACGCTCCAGGCCCAGCTCGCCGCACTGCAGGACACCACGACCAAGACGGTTGCCGATTACCAGGCGGGCGTCGAGGCAGCCCGCATCGCCGAAGAGAAGCGTCAGGCGGAACTGCGCGCCGAAGCCGAGCGGCGGGCAGCTGAAGCCGCAGCGGCCGCACCGGCCGCAGGCGGCGGCGGTGGCGGCGGCGGCGGAGGAGGCGGCGGCGGCGGTGGTGGTGGCGGCTCAGGGTGGTCGCGACCCGGCGGCGGCGGTGTGTCCTCCGGCTACGGTCCCCGGTACGTACAGTGCGGCAGCGGCTACTGCTCCAGCGGCTACCACGAGGGCACCGACCTGGGTCAGGCGTGCTGGTCGGGCATCTACGCCGCGTACCAGGGCACCGTGGTCTACGCGGCATACAACGGCGGCTACGGCAACTACATCAAGATCGATCACGGCAGCGGCGTCGCCACCGGGTACGCGCACATCTCGGACGGCGGCTATTACGTCCGGCACGGCCAGTGGGTCAACTCCGGCGACCTCATCGCCGCGACCGGGCAGACCGGCAACTCGTTCGGCTGCCATCTGCACTTCGAGGTGTACCTGAACGGGCGCACCACCAATCCGGCCCCCTTCCTGGCGGACCGGGGCGTCTGGCTCTGACCCGCCGGTAGCCGGGCGCGGGCACGTGACGGGACCCTGCGGTAGCCGGGCACCGGCACCGGACGCAAAAGGCGGACGACGCGCTGGTGCGCGGCATCCGCCTTCTGGTCGGATCGTCAGACGGTCTTGGGAGCTACACCCTCACCCTGCGTCTTGGTCTCGCCTTCGTGCTCGGCGAAGCGCACGATCGCCTCGTCGAGGATGCGGTCGGCCTCGTCCTTGCCGCCCCACGCGTCGACCTTGACCCACTTGTTGGGCTCGAGGTCCTTGTAGTGCTCGAAGAAGTGCTCGATCTCCCGCTTGGTGAACTCGGGGATGTCATCGAGGTCCTGGATGTGGCTCCAGCGGGGGTCCTTGGTCAGGACCGCGACGAGCTTGTCGTCGCCGCCGGCCTCGTCCTTCATCTTCAGCACGCCC from Microbacterium sp. zg-B185 includes:
- a CDS encoding M23 family metallopeptidase, with the translated sequence MEPEKTLDECGCGPSPSERRALWPAVSRRGALGLGLLGVVALGATGGPVISSAFAATYPSWDDVQAAKANEAAKAAEVTKIQGLIQSLNNEVARTQEAARLASDVFYEAQQAFFAQARRADELQAQADQQAAQATDSANKAGRLAAQLYRNGGDDTSLELFFAGSAASTDDLLARLGTMDKLIERNSAVYSDAVMARDSAQSLSDQAVVARAERDRLQRDAEQKMVVAQEAANAAQAALDAQTANLATLQAQLAALQDTTTKTVADYQAGVEAARIAEEKRQAELRAEAERRAAEAAAAAPAAGGGGGGGGGGGGGGGGGGGSGWSRPGGGGVSSGYGPRYVQCGSGYCSSGYHEGTDLGQACWSGIYAAYQGTVVYAAYNGGYGNYIKIDHGSGVATGYAHISDGGYYVRHGQWVNSGDLIAATGQTGNSFGCHLHFEVYLNGRTTNPAPFLADRGVWL
- the ppa gene encoding inorganic diphosphatase; this translates as MGAHDAVIEIPRGSRVKYEVDHGTGRVFLDRVLFTPMGYPADYGFFENTLGEDGDPLDVLVLLDVTLFPGVMVNVRPVGVLKMKDEAGGDDKLVAVLTKDPRWSHIQDLDDIPEFTKREIEHFFEHYKDLEPNKWVKVDAWGGKDEADRILDEAIVRFAEHEGETKTQGEGVAPKTV